GCCGCCTCGCGTCTCTATGGTCCGGGGATCGAGCTTTCACAAGGCCAATGAAACCAACCTCGTACAGAAAATAGAGACGAAGAGGGACTTGCCCATAGACGAGGTCAAAGAGGTTTTCTCCTCC
This genomic stretch from bacterium harbors:
- a CDS encoding PD-(D/E)XK nuclease family protein; protein product: MSEHISLTQMAMFLRCPRQYRFRYLEGFKVPPRVSMVRGSSFHKANETNLVQKIETKRDLPIDEVKEVFSS